The Pseudanabaena galeata CCNP1313 genome includes a region encoding these proteins:
- a CDS encoding metal ABC transporter ATP-binding protein translates to MNTPSIDIENITVAYHGKVALHKASLQLKAGTICGLVGMNGAGKSTLFKAVMGFVKPVSGRVLINGLPIRLVQKNNLVAYVPQTEEVDWNFPVSVHDVVMMGRYGYMNFLRIPRSLDKHAVRDSLERVEMWEMRDRQIGELSGGQKKRTFFARALSQQANVLLLDEPFAGVDVKTEKMMINLLMELRNAGYTILISTHDLDSITTFCDQVVLINRTILAYGETSEVFTEENLSRTFGGSAIDLSRSKSQLQQD, encoded by the coding sequence ATGAATACACCTAGCATTGACATTGAGAATATAACTGTTGCCTACCATGGCAAGGTCGCTTTACATAAAGCCTCACTCCAACTCAAAGCAGGAACAATCTGTGGCTTAGTCGGAATGAATGGCGCAGGCAAATCCACACTATTTAAGGCGGTAATGGGCTTTGTGAAGCCTGTGAGCGGGAGAGTTTTAATTAATGGATTACCAATCCGCCTTGTCCAGAAAAATAATCTCGTTGCCTATGTACCACAAACGGAAGAAGTAGATTGGAACTTTCCTGTGAGTGTGCATGATGTGGTGATGATGGGACGCTATGGCTATATGAATTTCCTGCGGATTCCCCGATCGCTAGATAAACATGCAGTGCGTGATAGCTTAGAGCGTGTGGAAATGTGGGAAATGCGCGATCGCCAAATTGGAGAGCTATCAGGTGGTCAAAAGAAACGGACATTTTTTGCCAGAGCCTTATCTCAACAGGCTAATGTTTTACTACTAGATGAGCCATTTGCAGGGGTTGATGTCAAGACTGAGAAGATGATGATTAATCTGTTAATGGAACTGCGTAATGCAGGTTATACGATTCTCATCTCTACCCATGACTTAGATTCGATTACGACATTTTGCGATCAAGTGGTGCTAATCAATCGCACAATTCTTGCCTATGGTGAGACTTCAGAAGTATTTACCGAAGAAAATCTTTCGCGTACTTTTGGCGGTTCGGCGATCGATTTATCCCGTTCAAAAAGTCAGTTGCAGCAAGACTAA
- a CDS encoding metal ABC transporter substrate-binding protein yields the protein MFAIGLSGCSLPPTSNPASPIPNSTSALESKDKKDQKVILTTFTVLADMAQNVAGDKAIVESITKAGAEIHGYEPTPSDLRRGQSADLILDNGLNLERWAERFYNSFPKVDRLTLSEGIQPIDISEDAYQGKPNPHAWMSPQNALIYVENIRKALVKIDPANAATYDANAQAYSQQIQALDAKLKQAIAVIPPDKRYIVSCEGAFSYIARDYGLKEVYIWSVNAEQQATPKQIEKVIEVVKANKIPTVFCESTVSDKAMQQVVKETGAKYGGVFYVDSLSPPDGLTPTYLKLLEYNINTLIKGLQ from the coding sequence ATGTTTGCCATAGGGCTAAGTGGATGCAGCTTGCCGCCGACATCCAATCCAGCTAGCCCCATCCCTAATTCCACCAGTGCATTAGAGAGTAAAGACAAAAAAGATCAAAAAGTGATTCTGACTACGTTTACCGTGCTGGCTGACATGGCGCAAAATGTGGCAGGAGATAAAGCGATCGTCGAGTCAATTACCAAGGCGGGGGCTGAAATTCATGGTTATGAGCCAACTCCAAGTGACCTGCGACGCGGACAATCAGCCGATTTGATTTTAGATAATGGCTTGAACCTAGAACGTTGGGCTGAGCGCTTTTATAACAGCTTTCCTAAAGTCGATCGCTTGACCTTGAGTGAAGGCATTCAACCGATCGATATTAGCGAAGATGCCTATCAAGGTAAACCCAATCCCCATGCTTGGATGTCGCCTCAAAACGCATTGATCTATGTTGAAAATATTCGCAAGGCTTTAGTAAAAATCGATCCTGCAAATGCCGCCACCTATGACGCAAATGCTCAAGCCTATAGTCAGCAAATTCAAGCCCTTGATGCAAAATTAAAACAAGCGATCGCTGTAATCCCCCCTGACAAGCGCTACATCGTCAGTTGTGAAGGTGCATTTTCTTATATTGCTCGCGATTATGGATTAAAGGAAGTTTACATTTGGTCAGTGAATGCGGAACAGCAAGCTACTCCTAAACAAATCGAAAAAGTGATTGAAGTAGTGAAAGCTAATAAAATCCCGACCGTATTTTGTGAGAGTACCGTCAGTGATAAGGCGATGCAACAGGTGGTGAAAGAAACTGGCGCAAAGTATGGCGGTGTCTTTTATGTAGATTCTCTTTCGCCTCCCGATGGACTGACTCCGACCTATCTCAAGCTACTGGAATATAACATCAATACTTTAATCAAAGGCTTACAGTAG
- a CDS encoding metal ABC transporter permease, with protein sequence MELVNWFTAPLQYGFMVKAIWVSALVGIVCSALSCFMILKGWALMGDAVSHAVLPGVVLAYVVNIPFAIGAFVFGVGSVMAIGFIKSNTRIKEDTVIGLVFTGLFAFGIVMISKIKSSVDLGHILFGNVLGISDSDIVQTVIISVITLVTLALLRKDLVLFCFDATHARSIGLNTTFLYYILLSLLSLTAVAGLQTVGIILVVAMLITPGATAYLLSDRFDHMMLIAMASGMFSSVMGTYISYHIDGSTGGCIVVLQTLLFLVAMIFAPKHGMLVRSRQQITES encoded by the coding sequence ATGGAATTAGTGAATTGGTTTACAGCGCCCTTGCAGTACGGGTTTATGGTCAAAGCGATTTGGGTTAGTGCCTTGGTCGGGATTGTCTGCTCGGCGCTATCTTGCTTCATGATCCTCAAGGGCTGGGCGCTAATGGGGGATGCAGTTTCCCATGCAGTATTACCGGGGGTGGTACTTGCCTATGTGGTCAATATTCCCTTTGCGATCGGAGCCTTTGTGTTTGGTGTGGGTTCGGTCATGGCGATCGGATTTATTAAGTCCAATACGCGCATTAAGGAAGATACGGTGATTGGATTGGTGTTTACAGGACTATTTGCCTTTGGGATTGTGATGATTTCCAAAATTAAAAGTTCTGTCGATTTAGGGCATATTCTCTTTGGCAATGTCCTTGGAATTTCGGACAGTGATATTGTCCAGACTGTGATTATTAGCGTTATCACCTTAGTAACCCTAGCGCTATTACGCAAAGATTTAGTTCTATTTTGTTTTGATGCTACCCATGCGCGATCGATTGGTTTAAATACAACATTCCTGTACTACATTTTATTGTCTTTGCTTTCTCTAACTGCGGTTGCGGGACTTCAGACCGTGGGGATTATTTTAGTGGTGGCGATGCTGATTACCCCCGGAGCCACGGCCTATCTATTAAGCGATCGCTTTGACCATATGATGCTGATTGCCATGGCTTCGGGGATGTTTTCTAGTGTGATGGGAACCTATATTAGCTATCACATTGATGGTTCTACGGGTGGTTGTATTGTAGTTTTGCAAACCTTGCTATTTCTAGTGGCGATGATTTTTGCACCTAAGCATGGAATGCTAGTGCGATCGCGTCAACAAATTACTGAGTCTTAG